In Candidatus Cloacimonadota bacterium, the genomic stretch TCATCCATCATATTTTTTGTTAATTTTCTTTTCATGAATGAATTCAGCTGCATCGATAATGAAATAATTTTTTCAAACATGAATCTGTCGATCGAGTTTATCTTTAAGAGATGCATTAAATAACCAAAAGCTTCGGTTGATAATACTTTCTTTTCATCGGCAGATAAAACACGATTATAAGTTTCCGGTTCTTTTTCCTCGAGAATTGCATCGATAAATAATTTCAATTCTTCTTCAGTCATCCCGAGTCTTTTTAATTTTGCTTTTGAAGGTTTATCTTCCAAAACCACATCTAACAGATCTTCAAATCTACTTGGAGACATTCTCCCATCCTTTTCAATTTTTTCTTTTAGTATCTATCTCCTGACCAATCAAATTTAGTCAAGAGTTCTTTTTCAAAATATTATTCCAAATCAAGAGATTGAGAATAATATTTGTATCTCGTTAATAAATCTTAATCATTAACGATTTTGCCACAACATTTTTTATATTTTTTCCCACTTCCGCAAGGACATGGATCATTTCTGCCAACTTTCATTTCAACTACTCTGGGTTTCAGTTTTTGTTTTTCTCCTGTCGGAGGTGGAGGTGGAGCTGTTCCAGCCTGTCTGAAAGCTGATGTTTTTGCTTTTTGGAATGCCGAACTTTCAGCATGTTGTGTTTGAGCCATTCTAAGGAAATCATTTATTCTATCGGGAGCGATCAGGTAAGTTGTGAAAACTCTTTTTGTGACATCCCGATTGATATCGGAAACGAGTGTCTGGAAAAGATGAAAAGATTCTTTTTTATATTCTATCAAAGGATCTTTTTGGGCATAGGCTCGGAAACTTATTCCTTCTCTTAAAAGATCCATTTCATGAAGATGATCCCGCCATAATTCATCGACAACGATCAGGAGCGACCTTCTTTCGATCTCTCGCATCTGTTCCGAAGAAAACTCTTCTTCTCTTTTATTATATGCTTTTAAAACAGCATCTTCAATATCTTGAGTAAGATTCGTTAAAGTATTATTCTCTCTGATCAATTCCTGCTTTTTGATATTGATATTCAAATTTGCTTTTAACCATTTTAAAATACTTTCAATGTCCCAGTTTTCCTGATATTGTTCTTCTCCAATATTATTCTCTACAAGTTCAGCGATCGTGTCTTTGATCATATCGACGATCTCGAATTTCAGGTCATATCCTTTCAGCACATTTTTCCGGTAAGTATAAATAACTTCCCTCTGCTGGTTCATAACTTCGTCATATTTGATCAGCTGTTTCCTGATCTCAAAATTGTAGGCTTCGACTCTTTTCTGGGCTTTTTCAACAGCTTTTGTCATCCAGGGATGAGTTATTGCTTCTCCGTCCTTGATCCCCATTTTCATCATCATTGGTGCAATTCGTTCGGAACCGAACAATCGCATCAGGTCATCTTCCAGAGACAGATAAAACCGCGATGTGCCCGGATCTCCCTGACGACCGCTTCTTCCTCTTAATTGGCGGTCTATTCTCCGGCTTTCATGTCTTTCCGTACCAATCACATGTAATCCGTCTTTTGGAAGTCCGAATGGATTTTCCTCCGAAATTTTATTACTGCATTTCAGATATTCTGCTTTTTCTTGCGTAACCACTGTTTTCCCGAGTTTTATATCTGTTCCCCGACCTGCCATATTCGTAGCAATCGTAACCGCACCCGGTTCTCCGGCATAAATTATTATTTCAGCTTCCTTTTCATGATATTTCGCATTCAGAACATTATGTTTGATATTCCTTCGTCGCAGCAGACGACCTAAAGTTTCGGAAACTTCGACGGAAACAGTTCCTACCAGGACAGGTTTTCTCCTTTCATGCCAATACACTATCTCATCGATAATAGCTTTGTATTTTTCATTTTTGGTCAGGTAAATAACATCATTATGATCGATCCTGGAAATGGGAAGATTTGTTGGGATAACCATCACCGGAAGTTTATAAATTTCCATAAATTCCGATTCTTCAGTAACCGCAGTTCCGGTCATTCCGGCAAGTTTATCATACATCCTGAAATAATTCTGGAGAGTGATCGTGGCAAAAGTTTGCGTTGCTTCTTCGATAGTAACATTTTCCTTTGCTTCCAGAGCCTGATGCAGACCATCGCTGAACCTTCTACCTTGCATCATTCTGCCGGTAAATTCATCGACGATCATGACTTTATTCTCAACTACAACATAATCCACATCTTTCTCAAACAGGGTATAGCTTTTCAGAAGTTGCTTGATATTATGAAGTTTCTCATTTTTATCCATGAATTTTGAGGTTGCTTCTTCCTTTAATTGCGCTTTTTTCTGTAAAGAAAGTTTTTCATCTTTATCGATTTTATCAAGAACCTCATCGAATTGCTCCATGATAAAAAGGTCAGGTTCTTTTTTTGAAACAAGATCATTTCCTTTTTCGGAAAGTTCGACACTATTATGTTTTTCTTCTACTACATAAAAAAGTTCCGCATCGATCTCATGCATTTTCTTATCGCGGATATAATAACCTTCATAATCAGATGCTAATTTTTTGAGTTCTCCCTCTTTCATCAATTTTATAAAGGATTTATTTTTAGGAGCAGACCGGCTGATCAGTAAAAGCAATTTCCCTACAACATCAGCATCATACTGGTCTTTAGCCAATTCCTGTTTGACTTCCGATAGAAAACGCTTGACCAGCATATTTTGAGCATTAACCAGTTTCAAAATTATGGGTTTTAATTCTGTATAGAAATTCTTACTTTCCTGAACCGGACCGCTGATTATCAAAGGAGTTCTCGCTTCATCAATAAGCACGCTATCGACTTCATCAACAATTGCATACTGATGTTTTCTCTGCACCAGGTTCTGCTCGGAAATTGCCATATTATCACGCAGGTAATCAAATCCGAACTCGCTGTTAGTTCCATAAGTTACATCACAACTATAAGCAACTTTCCGCTCTTCCGGAGATAAACCGCCAATATTAACTCCCACCTTCATTCCATGAAATTCAAAGATCGGACTCATCCATTCCGCATCTCTTTGAGCAAGATAATCATTAACTGTCACGAGATGAACTCCATGACCGAGAAGAGCATTCAGGAACAACGGTAATACAGCAACAAGAGTTTTACCTTCTCCGGTTGCCATTTCAGCAATTTTTCCTTCGTGCAAGACAATCGCTCCAATAAGCTGAACATCAAACGGGATCATATTCCAGACAGCTTTATGTTCGCGAATTTCATATTCAAAACCGATCAATCTGCGACAGGTATCTTTGATTATGGCATAAACTTCGGGAAGGTGTTCATCGAGAATGGCTTGAGTAAGTGTTTTCAGATTTTCCTTGAGTCTGTCTATCTCATTTCCAATTGAATTTTTCTTGTTTTCATCAGGTTCGAGTTGATATTTTTTCTGTAGTTCTGCCAGTTCATTTTCCTGGTCTTCAAGTCTGTTCCTGATATCCTGTTTTATTTCCTGTATCCTGTTTTTAAGATCATCATCGGATAGTTTTTCCAGACTCGGATAAATTTCTTTTATCTGTTCCATAATTGGAGATATTTTTTTCATTTCCCTTTGATAAGGATCTCCAAAAATCTTTTTTGTTAAACCTTTCAACATAATCTATACCTGATAAAATTTTGGACAATCCTTTTTTGACTTGTTTGTGTGTCAAATTATTTGGAGAAAAGTTCATATAGAAAGAATGGAAAAATTTAAACTTAAAGAAATTCAAAGAAAAAAAAATTTAGAAATGTAAATTCTCACGAAATCCAACCAGAAATCATTGACATAAAATAAATGAAAAAAAATATGCAATCGAAAAAGCAATGAGGTATAGTAATGGTAAATGAGAAAGAATTTCTGAGCAATGGTTTATCTCAATATGAGATTCTCAGGGACATTGGCAAAGCTTTAAGTTCATCTCTGGAAATGAATGAAGTCCTGAAAATGATCATGGATTTTATCGGGAAATATTATAAACCCTCGAACTGGTCGCTGCTACTTGTTGATGAGGAGAAATCCGATCTTTTTTTCGTTATTGCTGTGGGTGATTCAAGTGACAAGATCAAAGATAAAAGATTGAAAATTGGAGATGGAATCGCGGGTTGGTCTGTTAAAAATCAGAAAACAGTTACGATCAAAGACGCTTATAAAGATAAAAGATTTCACCAGAATTTTGACAAACAGTCAGGTTTTAAAACTGATACCATTATTTGTGTGCCCTTATTGAACAAAGGAAAAGCATTAGGTGTTATCGAACTGGTAAATGTCGATCTTTCTCTCTTTGAAGAATCATATATAGACCTTCTGGAAACACTGGCAGATTTTGCTGCTATTGCTCTTGGTAATGCTCGTTATATTGAACAGATCAAGGAACTTTCCGTGCGGGATGATTGCACGAAACTTTATAATTCCCGGTATATGGTGGAATTATTTGAGATGGAGATCAATCGTTCGAGAAGACACAAATATAAATTTGCAGCTGTTTTTCTCGATCTCGATCATTTTAAAAATGTGAATGATAATTATGGTCATCTGATTGGTTCACAGCTTCTCAGGAATATTGCTGATATCCTGCTATCTAGCATTCGAAAATCAGATTGGGCAGTTCGTTATGGTGGTGATGAATTCGTTTTGATCTTAACTGAAACAGGAAGAAAAGAAGCCTTACTTTTAACTGAAAGAATAAGACATAGATTGAATAAAACAGTTTTTTTTACTGAAGAAAATTATAATATAAAAGTCACAGCCAGCTTTGGGATCGCAGTTTATCCGGATGATGCCAAAACAACGGATGAGATCATCGGTCTGGCAGATCATGCCATGTATAAAGTTAAAAATTCAGGTAGGAATAATATCCTTGTTGCTGAAAAAGAAAATAATTTTCTGAAAAGATTAATCCTCTAACTAAATAATTTTAAAATAAGAACCGCATTCTCCATTTTCGCAGGAATGCGGTTCTCATCCTCAAAAAATTGCGGGATCTTCGTTAATAATTCACTTTGCCTGAAAGTCAGGATCAATCTGCATAAACAACCGTTTCATTGGAAGAGCTGCTGATCTTATCTCTTTTTTTGGCTCGTACCCGATAAATTGCTCTGACGCCTACTGCCTGATCTTTATGTTCATATTTTGTGGCTGTGATCACATCGACAAAAGTGAAAGAAGCCGCTTCTCCGATCATGGCTTCAATAATATAAAGAGTTCCGAATTTTTACCGCAGTTTTTACAATTGAGAAATTAGTGCCATCCTTTATATATTCGATTGCTTTATCAATATCTTTTTTATAATAGAAAGCAAGACGGATATCTATCAAAACCAGCAAGATATTTCTCAATCCAAATCAATCCCGCAGGGATTCAATGTTAATAGCCGGAGATGGAATCTCCGGTTGGGAAGAAACAAAACAGTCCCCGTCAGGATTAAATCTTTTCTCTTCTCGCGAACATCTTCCCTATCTTCATATATTCGATTTCTGCTAATTTAATTTCCAACAGAATATAACCAGGATCATCAGGTTCTTTCCAGAAATGTTTTATATACTCGAAAACATCCATTATTTCTTTTTTAGTTGGAATATCCTCGTTGAATATCGCTTGTCCGAATCCACGGATATAACCACCGTTTTTGCCATCTGAAATACTCAAACAGAACTCGATGTTATTGTTAATTTTTATTTGTTTAATTTTAGCATCTTTATTTCCGGTTGCGATAAAGAATCGATCTTGATGAAAGATCAGAGTTACAGGTCTGACAGCAGGTTTATTATTCGCACTTGTTGCCAGGTAAACGATGTTCGTGTCTTTGAAATAACTCCATATTTCTTTCTTTAATTCTCTGGTCATTTTTCTACTCCTTTTTTTGACTGGATTTCATCTCCGGCTATTGTCGGAAGATGGAGTTCAGTCGGGTATTTAATCTTGTTTTTCGTCAATTGTTCTCAACTCCAAGCTACGCTTTGAAGTCGAGTCCAATTAGACTGGATATATATTTTAATTTTTTCTCTGTGTTCTCTGCGTCTCTGTGGCTAACTCTTTAAATCGAAAACAGGAAACAAGATGATCGTTCACCATTCCTGCAGCCTGCATAAAAGCATAACAGATGGTTGATCCGACAAATTTGAATCCTCTCTTTTTCAGGTCTTTGCTCATTTCATCCGATTCTTTGGTTTTTGTTGGAATTTGAGAAAGTTCTTTCCATTTATTTTGAATTGTTTTTCCTTCCACAAATTGCCAGATATATTTATCAAAACTTCCAAATTCTTTCTGGATTTCCATGAATCTTTGAGCATTGTTAATTGTAGCGTTGATCTTTAGTTTATTGCGGATAATATCCTTATTTGTGATCAGTTCGTTAAACTTGTTTTCATCATAAAGTGCAATTTTCTCTATTTGATAATCCTCGAATGCTTTCCTGAAATTTTCTCTTTTATTCAGGACGATCTGCCAGCTTAATCCTGCCTGAAAAGCATCCAACACGAAAAACTCAAAAAGTTTCCGATCATCATGAACAGGAACTCCCCATTCCTGATCATGATATGCGATCATTAAATCGTTGTTTCCGACCCAATTGCATCTTCGTTTCATAATTGTTTTCTATGAATTGTATAAC encodes the following:
- the secA gene encoding preprotein translocase subunit SecA, giving the protein MLKGLTKKIFGDPYQREMKKISPIMEQIKEIYPSLEKLSDDDLKNRIQEIKQDIRNRLEDQENELAELQKKYQLEPDENKKNSIGNEIDRLKENLKTLTQAILDEHLPEVYAIIKDTCRRLIGFEYEIREHKAVWNMIPFDVQLIGAIVLHEGKIAEMATGEGKTLVAVLPLFLNALLGHGVHLVTVNDYLAQRDAEWMSPIFEFHGMKVGVNIGGLSPEERKVAYSCDVTYGTNSEFGFDYLRDNMAISEQNLVQRKHQYAIVDEVDSVLIDEARTPLIISGPVQESKNFYTELKPIILKLVNAQNMLVKRFLSEVKQELAKDQYDADVVGKLLLLISRSAPKNKSFIKLMKEGELKKLASDYEGYYIRDKKMHEIDAELFYVVEEKHNSVELSEKGNDLVSKKEPDLFIMEQFDEVLDKIDKDEKLSLQKKAQLKEEATSKFMDKNEKLHNIKQLLKSYTLFEKDVDYVVVENKVMIVDEFTGRMMQGRRFSDGLHQALEAKENVTIEEATQTFATITLQNYFRMYDKLAGMTGTAVTEESEFMEIYKLPVMVIPTNLPISRIDHNDVIYLTKNEKYKAIIDEIVYWHERRKPVLVGTVSVEVSETLGRLLRRRNIKHNVLNAKYHEKEAEIIIYAGEPGAVTIATNMAGRGTDIKLGKTVVTQEKAEYLKCSNKISEENPFGLPKDGLHVIGTERHESRRIDRQLRGRSGRQGDPGTSRFYLSLEDDLMRLFGSERIAPMMMKMGIKDGEAITHPWMTKAVEKAQKRVEAYNFEIRKQLIKYDEVMNQQREVIYTYRKNVLKGYDLKFEIVDMIKDTIAELVENNIGEEQYQENWDIESILKWLKANLNINIKKQELIRENNTLTNLTQDIEDAVLKAYNKREEEFSSEQMREIERRSLLIVVDELWRDHLHEMDLLREGISFRAYAQKDPLIEYKKESFHLFQTLVSDINRDVTKRVFTTYLIAPDRINDFLRMAQTQHAESSAFQKAKTSAFRQAGTAPPPPPTGEKQKLKPRVVEMKVGRNDPCPCGSGKKYKKCCGKIVND
- a CDS encoding DNA-3-methyladenine glycosylase I; its protein translation is MKRRCNWVGNNDLMIAYHDQEWGVPVHDDRKLFEFFVLDAFQAGLSWQIVLNKRENFRKAFEDYQIEKIALYDENKFNELITNKDIIRNKLKINATINNAQRFMEIQKEFGSFDKYIWQFVEGKTIQNKWKELSQIPTKTKESDEMSKDLKKRGFKFVGSTICYAFMQAAGMVNDHLVSCFRFKELATETQRTQRKN
- a CDS encoding sensor domain-containing diguanylate cyclase, giving the protein MVNEKEFLSNGLSQYEILRDIGKALSSSLEMNEVLKMIMDFIGKYYKPSNWSLLLVDEEKSDLFFVIAVGDSSDKIKDKRLKIGDGIAGWSVKNQKTVTIKDAYKDKRFHQNFDKQSGFKTDTIICVPLLNKGKALGVIELVNVDLSLFEESYIDLLETLADFAAIALGNARYIEQIKELSVRDDCTKLYNSRYMVELFEMEINRSRRHKYKFAAVFLDLDHFKNVNDNYGHLIGSQLLRNIADILLSSIRKSDWAVRYGGDEFVLILTETGRKEALLLTERIRHRLNKTVFFTEENYNIKVTASFGIAVYPDDAKTTDEIIGLADHAMYKVKNSGRNNILVAEKENNFLKRLIL